Proteins from one Ahaetulla prasina isolate Xishuangbanna chromosome 2, ASM2864084v1, whole genome shotgun sequence genomic window:
- the PRELID1 gene encoding PRELI domain-containing protein 1, mitochondrial, which yields MGKYFLTLSVLKGPWDQVFTAFWQRYPNPYSKHVLTEDILHREVTDDQKLLSRRLLTKTNRLPRWAEHFFPPNVGRHVYILEDSIVDLQNRTMTTFTWNINHARLMVVEERCVYRENPENSSWTEVKREAWVSSRLFGVSRAIQEFGLARFKSNVTKTTKGFEYVLGKMQGEAPSKTLVETAKETALAVTEKAKDFAGKAATTKKQQYV from the exons TGACCCTGAGCGTCCTGAAAGGGCCTTGGGACCAAGTCTTCACCGCCTTTTGGCAGCGCTACCCGAACCCTTACAG CAAGCATGTCCTAACAGAAGATATCTTGCACCGAGAGGTGACTGATGACCAGAAACTGCTTTCCCGGAGGCTCCTAACCAAAACCAACCGGCTGCCACGCTGGGCAGAGCACTTCTTTCCACCTAATGTTGGCCGCCATGTCTACATCCTAGAAGATTCCATTGTGGACCTACAGAATCGAACCATGACCACATTCACCTGGAACATTAACCATGCACGTCTTATG GTAGTGGAGGAGAGATGTGTTTACAGAGAGAACCCAGAAAACAGTAGCTGGACAGAAGTCAAGCGGGAAGCCTGGGTCTCCTCCCGGCTCTTTGGCGTTTCTCGTGCTATCCAG GAATTTGGTTTGGCTAGATTCAAGAGCAATGTGACCAAGACTACTAAAGGTTTTGAGTATGTGCTAGGAAAAATGCAAG GTGAAGCACCATCTAAAACACTAGTGGAAACCGCCAAGGAGACTGCCTTGGCAGTTACTGAGAAGGCAAAGGACTTTGCTGGCAAGGCAGCTACTACAAAAAAGCAACAGTACGTGTGA
- the MXD3 gene encoding max dimerization protein 3 produces the protein MELTSSNIQVLLQAADYLERREREAEHGYAALSPSCGPDPLPSQRRPKTRKAPRNLRSVHNELEKHRRAQLRQCLEQLKQQIPTNTQHSRYTMLSLLHRARLHIKKLEYQEQKAQQMKERLRCEQQNLHQRLEELQAHLNMEQAEADSLDSSRFSSEHSDSEDEVDVESLASASIGDVVAAVSTQQEHSYSNVSNFWLWTEVQLGGQHSSRQASGFSEITSWHGL, from the exons ATGGAGCTCACGAGTAGCAACATTCAGGTGTTGCTTCAAGCGGCCGACTACTTGGAGCGCAGAGAGAGAG AAGCCGAACACGGCTATGCTGCTCTCTCGCCTTCTTGCGGACCAGATCCGTTACCATCGCAGAGGAGGCCGAAAACGCGAAAGGCCCCGAGAAACCTCCG GTCTGTACACAATGAGCTGGAGAAACACAG AAGGGCCCAGCTAAGGCAGTGTTTAGAACAGTTGAAGCAGCAGATCCCCACAAATACACAGCATTCTCGTTACACAATGCTTAGTCTCCTGCATCGTGCCAGATTGCACATTAAA AAGCTAGAATACCAGGAACAGAAAGCTCAACAAATGAAAGAGAGGCTACGTTGTGAGCAGCAGAATTTGCACCAGCGTTTAGAAGAATTGCAAGCCCATCTGAATATGGAACAGGCAGAAGCAGATAGCCTGGATTCTTCTCGGTTCTCCTCTGAGCATTCTGACTCAG aagatgaagtGGATGTAGAAAGCCTGGCATCTGCTAGCATTGGAGATGTCGTGGCTGCCGTCAGTACTCAGCAGGAGCACAGCTATTCCAATGTCAGCAACTTCTGGTTATGGACAGAAGTTCAATTAGGAGGACAGCATTCATCTAGACAAGCTTCAGGCTTTTCAGAAATTACTTCATGGCATGGTTTATAA